From one Salvelinus sp. IW2-2015 linkage group LG11, ASM291031v2, whole genome shotgun sequence genomic stretch:
- the LOC111970243 gene encoding protein S100-B, with protein MIAIIDVFHKYSGHKCKLKKAELKDLINNEMSHFIIKIQENQTLNEMFADLDQNRDLEIDFQKIIVLIAMVTSACHDLFSPDHNH; from the exons ATGATCGCCATCATCGATGTGTTCCATAAATACTCTGGCCACAAGTGCAAGCTGAAGAAGGCAGAGCTCAAAGATCTTATCAATAATGAGATGAGTCACTTCATCATC AAAATACAAGAGAATCAGACTCTGAATGAGATGTTTGCAGACCTGGACCAAAACAGAGACCTSGAGATTGACTTCCAAAAGATCATCGTGTTGATCGCCATGGTGACATCAGCATGCCACGACCTCTTCAGCCCAGATCACAACCATTAG